One Cucumis sativus cultivar 9930 chromosome 1, Cucumber_9930_V3, whole genome shotgun sequence DNA segment encodes these proteins:
- the LOC101216735 gene encoding programmed cell death protein 2 → MDEIGAVESMDKLNSLRITSLDDDDDDDIHDDEELQDDYDTDEDEEMNESVVLGFVTNPKNSWSLLPQLFPSKAGGVPAWLDPVNLPSGRSCLCDICGEPLQFLIQIYAPIVEKDSTFHRTLFVFMCPSMTCLLRDQHEQWKSKSEKSSRSVKVFRGQLPRNNPFYSSEPPKHDGSDKLCQSGVARCTWCGTWKGDKVCSKCRTVRYCSEKHQATHWRTGHKTDCQRMCMSSQLSSSSLTNNHHETDNEKVSSKHLWPEFEIMHEYESEFDIEISQDNSYANALVCKDRMDDSMKSLLAKFEGDDDRKSWASFQARISKAPEQVLRYCRDVGSKPLWPTSSGLPSKADIPKCNYCGGPMCYEFQILPQLLYYFGVKNDVDSLDWATIVVYACEASCESNIAYNEEFAWVQLSVPSAGHQ, encoded by the exons ATGGATGAAATTGGTGCGGTGGAATCTATGGATAAACTTAATAGCCTTCGTATCACCTCTTTAGATGATGATGACGACGATGACATTCATGATGATGAAGAATTGCAAGATGACTATGACACTGATGAGgatgaagaaatgaatgaaTCGGTGGTTTTGGGTTTCGTTACGAACCCCAAAAATTCTTGGTCTCTTCTTCCCCAGCTATTTCCAAGCAAGGCTGGAGGAGTACCG GCTTGGTTGGATCCAGTGAATTTGCCTTCTGGAAGGTCTTGCCTTTGTGATATATGTGGAGAGCCTTTGCAGTTTTTAATCCAG ATTTATGCTCCTATCGTGGAGAAGGACTCAACCTTTCATCGAAcattatttgtgtttatgtGTCCATCCATGACTTGTCTTCTACGAGATCAACATGAGCAGTGGAAAAGCAAGTCTGAGAAGTCATCTCGTAG TGTGAAGGTTTTCCGCGGTCAATTACCTCGTAATAATCCCTTTTACTCAAGTGAACCTCCAAAACATGATGGGAGTGACAAACTCTGTCAATCTGGAG TTGCACGTTGTACTTGGTGCGGTACTTGGAAAGGAGACAAAGTTTGTAGCAAGTGTAGAACAGTACGCTATTGTTCTGAGAAACATCAg GCTACCCATTGGCGTACTGGGCATAAAACTGATTGCCAACGAATGTGCATGTCTTCTCAGTTGTCAAGTTCTAGTTTGACTAATAATCATCATGAAACAGATAATGAGAAAg TTTCAAGCAAGCATCTTTGGCCTGAATTTGAGATTATGCATGAATACGAAAGTGAGTTCGACATTGAAATATCTCAAGACAATTCTTATGCAAATGCTTTGGTTTGTAAAGATAGGATGGATGACTCGATGAAGTCATTGTTGGCCAAATTTGAG GGAGATGATGATAGAAAGTCTTGGGCTTCTTTTCAAGCTCGAATATCAAAGGCACCTGAACAAGTGTTAAG ATATTGTAGAGATGTGGGATCTAAACCTTTATGGCCAACTTCAAGCGGTCTGCCTTCCAAAGCAGATATCCCAAAATGCAATTACTGCGGCGGTCCCATGTGTTATGAATTTCAG ATCTTGCCTCAATTGCTTTATTATTTCGGGGTAAAGAATGACGTGGACTCGCTCGATTGGGCCACAATTGTTGTGTATGCATGTGAAGCCTCCTGCGAGTCGAACATAGCTTATAATGAGGAGTTTGCTTGGGTTCAACTCTCTGTCCCATCCGCTGGTCACCAGTAA